One genomic region from Elusimicrobiota bacterium encodes:
- a CDS encoding O-antigen ligase family protein, whose protein sequence is MRGFIFLWVNGIGVFFLSSMVPPGSQTARTLRRLMLFVASLSAVYGVSQYLGFDPLWGAEINPFAGRPVSTYGNPNFLSTALVLLLPLLLYEYYSAPTRIKTWGWGSLGLIYTAALTATMTRSSWLGAVMGMALYLYLDRNTVRRFWVRTVVWGGGAGMITLFWPASSLGSPRPLSRLGELWTGISGAQIYGSWHQRLLIWRSAWDMWTERPIVGKGWGLFELFFPYYQGRLFTIKPFDLFRTHANNAHQLFLEIGSLTGLIGFGLFLWILLVTILTHRHFKKREGPPAKHSLAAALLAGMGGVLIDNALGNVSLFFAIPAFLFFWVWGQWAGLVGEKTIIVPRSLVHRRFMSFAFLTLSVLGIVFLSKGFVAEKTFFKGLRSQQTQSPNGSENLFLRSHKTLPYSVHTTFELGNIYLQKMVEAENRGFRGEIKENAERAVSFYGKGLQSNPSYDEIFFSRSKALRYLGRYGEAELDLRMALLINPLRKETYLALDELLTKKGNTKKERIALWTQAVAHFPDDFNARFQWALTLEEGGQMSEAHNAYEWCLARDLDHEKVWAKLKESGLPVSPQLLKGRELLFLIRSEARENRWERAHSHAEELIALIPTYTLALLIAADTAAQAENDSTAIQRYQEFLKRSPQHPEALSNLKKVMDRSPVDSPAALQ, encoded by the coding sequence TTGCGTGGATTCATTTTTCTTTGGGTCAATGGAATCGGTGTTTTTTTTCTTTCGTCCATGGTCCCCCCAGGGTCCCAGACCGCTCGAACGCTTCGTCGTTTAATGCTGTTCGTTGCCAGCCTTTCAGCGGTTTACGGGGTCTCCCAATATTTAGGGTTTGACCCTTTATGGGGCGCGGAGATCAACCCCTTCGCCGGTCGCCCCGTATCGACCTACGGCAACCCCAATTTCCTCTCGACCGCGTTGGTTTTACTTCTTCCTCTCCTTCTGTATGAATACTATTCCGCACCCACACGAATAAAAACCTGGGGATGGGGAAGTTTGGGGTTGATTTATACGGCGGCACTCACGGCCACCATGACGCGATCGTCCTGGCTGGGCGCGGTGATGGGAATGGCTCTCTACCTTTATTTAGATCGAAACACCGTTCGTCGTTTTTGGGTCCGGACCGTGGTCTGGGGTGGGGGGGCAGGAATGATCACTCTTTTCTGGCCGGCCTCATCCCTTGGATCACCCCGTCCCCTGTCCCGATTGGGGGAACTGTGGACCGGGATCTCCGGAGCGCAGATTTACGGTTCGTGGCACCAACGATTACTCATTTGGCGATCCGCCTGGGACATGTGGACCGAACGTCCTATTGTCGGAAAAGGATGGGGATTGTTTGAACTGTTTTTTCCCTATTACCAGGGCCGGCTTTTTACCATTAAACCTTTCGATCTTTTCCGGACACACGCGAATAACGCCCACCAACTATTTCTTGAAATTGGGTCTCTCACTGGACTCATCGGGTTTGGCCTCTTTTTGTGGATCCTTCTGGTAACAATCTTAACCCATCGTCACTTCAAGAAACGGGAAGGCCCCCCCGCAAAACACTCCCTAGCGGCCGCGCTTTTGGCGGGGATGGGGGGCGTTCTCATTGATAACGCCTTGGGAAACGTTTCTCTGTTTTTTGCCATTCCGGCTTTCCTCTTTTTTTGGGTCTGGGGCCAATGGGCTGGGTTGGTGGGAGAAAAAACCATCATTGTTCCGCGCTCTTTAGTTCATCGACGTTTCATGTCTTTCGCCTTTCTTACTCTGAGCGTTCTGGGAATCGTTTTTCTGTCAAAAGGATTTGTTGCGGAAAAAACTTTTTTCAAAGGATTGAGATCTCAACAAACCCAGAGTCCTAACGGAAGCGAAAATTTATTTCTCCGATCGCACAAAACACTTCCGTATTCTGTCCACACCACTTTTGAACTGGGAAATATTTATCTGCAAAAAATGGTCGAAGCCGAAAACCGGGGGTTTCGTGGGGAAATCAAGGAAAACGCGGAACGAGCCGTCTCGTTCTATGGGAAAGGACTTCAATCCAACCCAAGTTACGATGAAATATTTTTCTCCCGTTCGAAGGCCCTCCGTTATCTTGGGCGTTACGGGGAAGCCGAGCTGGACCTGAGAATGGCCCTCTTAATCAATCCCCTTCGAAAAGAAACCTATTTAGCGCTGGACGAACTCCTGACTAAAAAGGGGAATACAAAAAAGGAGAGAATCGCGCTTTGGACCCAAGCGGTTGCTCATTTTCCAGATGATTTTAACGCGAGGTTTCAATGGGCTCTAACCCTAGAGGAGGGGGGGCAAATGAGTGAAGCGCACAACGCCTATGAATGGTGTTTGGCCCGTGATCTGGATCATGAAAAAGTCTGGGCCAAATTAAAAGAAAGTGGGCTTCCCGTGTCCCCCCAACTCCTGAAAGGAAGGGAACTTCTTTTTTTAATTCGATCCGAGGCGCGGGAAAACCGTTGGGAACGCGCCCATTCCCATGCGGAGGAGTTAATTGCTCTCATTCCCACATACACCCTAGCGCTCTTAATTGCCGCTGACACAGCGGCACAAGCCGAAAACGATTCAACCGCCATACAACGCTATCAGGAATTCCTAAAGCGTAGTCCCCAACATCCCGAAGCGCTCTCAAATCTTAAAAAAGTAATGGATCGATCTCCCGTTGACTCCCCTGCCGCCCTACAGTAG
- the tkt gene encoding transketolase, with amino-acid sequence MNPPLNVDIDRLCVNTLRFLAVDAVEKANSGHPGTPMEAAGLGYVLWTRLLKHNPVDPQWPNRDRFVLSAGHASMLLYGLLHLTGYDLPLEELKNFRQWGSRTPGHPEVGHTVGVETTTGPLGQGFGNGVGMAMAERLLADRFNRPSFPIVDHCVWAFVSDGDLMEGVVAEAASLAGHLKLGKLKYVYLDNQITIEGSTGLAFSENVAQRFEAYGWRVLHVPNPEDLATVQSVFETARDISDQPTLIIARTHIGFGSPNKQDTADAHGSPLGPKETTLTKQNLGWPESPPFHIPEEARDQWAKTSHRGREAQSQWETMLSHYKRAHPDLYKEWDSLKNTTLSEGWDKALPTFKPGDSLATRQASGKIINALAPHLKALVGGSADLAPSNNTAIDREGDFSSSATGRNLHFGIREHAMGSVMNGMALSGGVIPFGATFLTFADYMRPAIRLAALMKLGIIYVFTHDSIGVGEDGPTHQPVEHLASLRSIPGLSVIRPADANETTQAWRSAIERRHGPTALILSRQKLPTWDRSVYASAEGVLRGGYRMTEEGPVDVLLIATGSEIPLAMTANLKMRDEGISSAVINMASLNLFEKQDKAYQESVLPPSVRARVIVEAGVSFGWHRYAGPEGELVTLDRFGASAPGEIALEKLGFTVNAVIQAAHQSLARVRRAPLKETIR; translated from the coding sequence ATGAATCCACCTTTAAATGTTGACATCGATCGGTTGTGCGTTAATACCCTGCGCTTTCTCGCCGTTGACGCGGTGGAGAAGGCGAATTCAGGCCATCCCGGAACACCAATGGAAGCGGCGGGTCTAGGGTATGTCCTCTGGACACGCCTGCTCAAACACAATCCCGTTGATCCCCAGTGGCCAAACCGGGATCGATTTGTTCTTTCCGCCGGGCACGCGTCCATGCTGTTGTATGGCCTCCTTCATCTGACCGGGTATGATTTGCCCCTGGAGGAATTGAAAAATTTTCGTCAATGGGGAAGCCGAACCCCTGGGCACCCCGAAGTGGGGCACACCGTAGGAGTGGAAACAACCACTGGGCCCCTGGGCCAAGGGTTTGGAAATGGTGTAGGAATGGCGATGGCTGAACGACTCCTGGCGGATCGGTTCAACCGACCAAGTTTTCCCATTGTCGATCATTGCGTTTGGGCCTTTGTTTCTGATGGAGATCTCATGGAAGGGGTGGTCGCTGAAGCCGCCTCTTTGGCGGGGCATCTCAAATTAGGAAAACTTAAATACGTCTACCTGGACAATCAGATCACGATTGAAGGGTCGACGGGTTTGGCCTTTTCTGAAAATGTGGCCCAGAGATTTGAAGCTTACGGTTGGCGTGTGCTGCACGTTCCGAACCCGGAAGACCTAGCCACGGTTCAATCTGTATTTGAAACCGCCCGGGATATTTCGGACCAACCCACGCTTATTATCGCCCGAACCCATATTGGTTTTGGCTCTCCCAACAAACAAGACACAGCGGACGCGCACGGATCCCCTTTGGGTCCCAAAGAAACAACGCTGACCAAACAGAATTTGGGGTGGCCAGAATCTCCTCCGTTTCATATCCCGGAAGAAGCCCGGGACCAGTGGGCCAAGACTTCCCACCGGGGGAGAGAAGCGCAATCCCAATGGGAAACCATGCTCTCCCATTATAAAAGAGCCCACCCGGATCTTTACAAGGAATGGGACTCGTTAAAAAACACAACGCTTTCAGAAGGATGGGATAAGGCGCTCCCGACTTTTAAACCAGGGGACTCTTTAGCCACCCGCCAAGCCTCGGGGAAAATCATAAACGCGTTGGCTCCTCATTTGAAAGCGCTGGTGGGGGGGTCTGCGGACCTGGCCCCTTCCAACAACACCGCGATAGACCGCGAGGGAGATTTTTCATCCAGCGCGACCGGCCGAAACCTCCATTTCGGAATCCGCGAGCATGCGATGGGATCTGTTATGAATGGAATGGCTCTCTCGGGCGGAGTGATCCCTTTCGGAGCCACGTTCTTAACTTTCGCGGATTACATGCGCCCGGCCATTCGACTTGCGGCCCTGATGAAATTGGGGATTATCTATGTTTTTACTCATGACAGTATCGGGGTCGGAGAAGATGGCCCCACCCATCAACCGGTAGAACATTTGGCCAGCCTGCGGAGCATACCGGGGCTTTCGGTGATTCGTCCCGCGGACGCCAATGAGACCACCCAAGCCTGGCGCTCCGCCATTGAACGGCGCCATGGCCCAACCGCATTGATCCTCTCACGGCAAAAACTTCCCACATGGGATCGTTCCGTGTATGCCTCTGCTGAAGGAGTCCTTCGTGGAGGATATCGGATGACAGAAGAAGGACCGGTGGACGTCCTTCTCATCGCCACCGGATCGGAGATTCCCTTGGCAATGACCGCCAATTTAAAAATGCGCGATGAAGGGATTTCATCGGCCGTGATCAACATGGCGAGCCTTAACCTTTTTGAAAAACAGGACAAAGCGTATCAAGAGAGTGTCCTACCGCCCTCTGTGCGTGCCCGCGTGATTGTGGAAGCGGGCGTGTCTTTCGGTTGGCATCGTTACGCTGGGCCTGAGGGGGAACTCGTCACATTGGACCGTTTTGGTGCCTCCGCTCCTGGTGAAATCGCTTTAGAAAAACTTGGTTTCACAGTGAACGCGGTGATTCAAGCGGCCCATCAATCGCTTGCGCGGGTTCGCCGCGCTCCGCTAAAGGAGACAATTCGATGA
- a CDS encoding glucose-6-phosphate isomerase, translating to MKRKRPDTRFDLEAQLEELREENVAHRLWSKDPTLWKSDPSLHQSIRNRLGWLDLPGFMANALPEISKFMGSVKKAGFKDTVLLGMGGSSLCPEVLRLTFGPQRGFLRLHVLDTTDPGALAAVTTKIDLKKTLFLVSSKSGGTIEVVSLFKYFWALMENAKIKNPGEHFVAITDPGTTLEKLAKTKSFRHTFSARADVGGRFSALTFFGLVPAALMGLDVQKLLNRAARMANACGPTVSPDENPGLRLGAWLAAGKEIGRDKMTLVTSPKLGSLGLWVEQLIAESTGKNGTGILPVESEGLRNPSRYRSDRLFVYVKLKNYKQTVIEKNLKALEKAGHPVLHIELTDPYDLAGEFFRWEMATAVAGHLMGVNPFDEPNVSESKANSLKVLARFEAAQRLPETEPMLTDKGIRCWRMPAGVKSSTLSTLFKGFLSEREKGDYVAIMAYVTASPVQHAALQRFRQKLNTITGLATTLGYGPRFLHSTGQLHKGGGGNGLFIQITADDPKDLPIPGERYGFSVLKRAQALGDIQSLKDHNRRTLRFHLSTSVVKDLARLTAAIKI from the coding sequence ATGAAACGAAAACGGCCCGACACACGTTTTGATCTGGAAGCCCAACTGGAAGAACTTCGTGAGGAAAATGTGGCTCACCGGCTCTGGTCGAAAGACCCAACACTTTGGAAATCGGATCCGTCACTCCATCAGAGTATACGAAACCGACTAGGGTGGTTGGACCTTCCTGGGTTCATGGCCAACGCCCTGCCCGAAATTTCCAAATTCATGGGAAGTGTAAAAAAAGCCGGGTTTAAAGACACTGTTCTTCTCGGAATGGGTGGATCAAGTTTATGTCCTGAGGTCTTGCGGTTAACCTTCGGGCCCCAACGGGGTTTTTTACGTCTCCATGTGTTGGACACCACCGACCCGGGAGCCCTGGCCGCCGTAACAACCAAGATTGACTTAAAAAAGACCCTTTTTCTGGTTTCGAGCAAATCGGGTGGGACCATTGAAGTGGTTTCGCTCTTCAAATATTTTTGGGCCCTTATGGAAAACGCAAAGATCAAAAACCCTGGCGAACATTTCGTTGCCATTACCGACCCGGGAACCACCCTTGAAAAACTGGCGAAAACGAAATCTTTTCGTCATACGTTCTCGGCTCGAGCCGATGTGGGAGGTCGTTTTTCTGCCCTTACTTTTTTTGGGCTCGTCCCAGCGGCGTTGATGGGACTGGACGTTCAAAAATTATTGAACCGTGCCGCTCGAATGGCAAACGCTTGCGGCCCCACTGTTTCACCTGACGAAAATCCCGGTCTCCGCCTGGGGGCGTGGCTTGCCGCGGGAAAAGAAATCGGTCGGGACAAGATGACACTTGTCACCTCGCCAAAGCTGGGAAGTTTGGGCCTTTGGGTGGAACAGCTTATTGCGGAAAGCACTGGCAAAAACGGGACAGGCATCCTTCCAGTGGAGTCTGAAGGATTAAGAAATCCCTCCCGGTATCGATCAGACCGCCTGTTTGTCTACGTCAAATTAAAAAATTATAAACAAACCGTTATTGAGAAAAATCTTAAGGCTTTGGAAAAAGCCGGGCATCCTGTTCTGCACATTGAATTAACAGACCCTTACGACCTCGCGGGGGAATTCTTTCGCTGGGAAATGGCAACCGCTGTTGCGGGCCATCTCATGGGAGTCAACCCTTTCGACGAACCGAACGTGTCTGAAAGTAAAGCCAATAGTCTAAAAGTACTGGCTCGCTTCGAAGCCGCCCAGCGCCTGCCTGAAACCGAACCGATGTTAACGGATAAGGGAATCCGCTGTTGGCGAATGCCTGCGGGAGTAAAATCATCCACACTTTCCACCCTCTTTAAAGGGTTCCTTTCCGAACGGGAGAAAGGGGATTATGTGGCGATTATGGCCTATGTCACGGCTTCCCCGGTTCAACACGCGGCGTTGCAACGATTCAGACAAAAGCTTAACACCATCACAGGATTGGCCACCACATTAGGGTACGGCCCTCGCTTTTTACATTCAACGGGTCAGTTGCATAAAGGCGGGGGGGGAAACGGTCTTTTTATTCAGATCACAGCGGACGATCCAAAAGATCTGCCCATCCCAGGAGAGCGTTATGGGTTTAGTGTTCTGAAACGTGCTCAAGCCTTGGGCGACATTCAATCGCTCAAAGATCACAACCGGCGCACATTGCGTTTCCATCTCTCCACTTCGGTCGTGAAAGATTTGGCTCGACTTACCGCGGCCATCAAAATCTAA
- the gnd gene encoding decarboxylating 6-phosphogluconate dehydrogenase: MDIGFVGLGRMGANMVERLLRGGHRVVAYNRTPEKIKSVVLKGAQGSTSLKDLVSQLKTPRSVWIMVPAGDPTESMIQELAPLLSPGDLLIDGGNSRYTDSLRRGEELLKKGILFMDAGTSGGIWGLEKGYCLMVGGTSPAFDRIQPALKTLAPNPDGYLHAGPVGAGHFTKMVHNGIEYALMQGYAEGFDLLRAAPFPLDLGKIAHLWNQASVVRSWLLELAENAFKKDPILENIKGYVDDSGEGRWTVEQAIQTAVPVPTIALALFARFSSRQPDAFSAKVLAALRNEFGGHPVQKASE; this comes from the coding sequence ATGGATATTGGATTTGTTGGCCTTGGCCGAATGGGGGCCAATATGGTGGAACGGCTTCTTCGGGGCGGGCACCGTGTGGTCGCCTACAACCGGACACCGGAGAAAATAAAATCCGTCGTTCTGAAAGGAGCCCAGGGATCCACCTCCTTAAAAGATCTTGTAAGTCAACTCAAAACGCCTCGCTCTGTCTGGATCATGGTTCCCGCAGGTGATCCTACCGAATCCATGATCCAAGAACTGGCTCCCCTCCTTTCCCCCGGCGACCTGCTGATTGATGGGGGGAACTCTCGTTATACCGATTCGCTTCGGCGGGGGGAGGAACTTCTTAAAAAAGGGATCCTTTTTATGGACGCGGGGACTTCGGGTGGAATTTGGGGGCTCGAAAAGGGCTACTGCCTGATGGTCGGGGGGACCTCGCCCGCGTTTGACCGCATTCAACCGGCCTTAAAAACATTGGCGCCCAACCCAGACGGTTATCTCCACGCGGGCCCCGTCGGAGCAGGTCACTTCACCAAAATGGTTCACAACGGAATTGAGTATGCCCTCATGCAGGGGTATGCCGAAGGTTTTGACCTTCTTCGCGCCGCTCCCTTTCCTTTGGATTTAGGGAAAATCGCCCATCTTTGGAATCAGGCCAGCGTGGTGCGATCCTGGCTTTTAGAACTGGCCGAAAACGCGTTTAAGAAAGATCCAATCCTTGAAAACATCAAGGGGTATGTGGACGATTCCGGGGAAGGGAGGTGGACGGTGGAACAAGCCATCCAAACCGCCGTACCGGTTCCCACCATTGCCCTGGCGCTCTTTGCACGGTTTTCTTCACGCCAACCGGACGCTTTTTCGGCCAAGGTTCTTGCGGCGCTCCGAAATGAATTTGGCGGTCACCCCGTCCAGAAAGCGAGTGAGTGA
- a CDS encoding sensor histidine kinase gives MRKGIRPRLLTFFTCALILPGLITTCLVFFTVKESLRDAALREDLVLSRRIAEKISAYIKDANEALASLNIPSTDSSKRTALLLRKFLLQFPEFLEVALYDRNGKGVVHAVRSNNKVIWGPYAYSRVGQKERSETNAGRIYIGPVRLTGKNNIPQMTLAFRPKDNQQTVVAQLGLQRLFDLVHESETPTTQPFVVNEYGLLFVHPDSKRVANEENFAHRPMVKIFMEDTSGKQGYPIDCQEIDQRTLAVFHRVSGLGWAAFVVNDFRDVMAPIRRLRTHILLLALALGLFFWLVGFSLVNKILRPLHVLQEGIQRIGQGELTHRIDLKTGDELQRVGETVNHMADSLAETDRTKRDIIHMIVHDLKNPLSATLGSIEYVIQLTQNQLGPEPKKLLSLGAKSGRDLLRMIQNLLDVAKMEEGRLNVRKDFFSILELAGQCVDDLEAQIVKENKVISVEVEHHLPKAWADRDLVHRVLANLLTNALKHTPRKTEISIHVRFDKPAHGFVVSVHDTGEGVPADFKEKIFEKFSQAEGKRKNHRMGSGLGLTFCKLAVEAHGGRIWVESEPGRGSEFFFTLPLPKDNHFPDVRES, from the coding sequence ATGCGGAAAGGGATCCGCCCCCGCCTCCTCACTTTTTTTACGTGCGCGCTGATTCTTCCAGGCCTCATCACGACTTGCCTCGTTTTTTTTACGGTCAAGGAGTCCCTGCGAGACGCTGCTCTTCGTGAAGACCTTGTGCTTTCCCGTCGGATAGCTGAAAAGATATCGGCTTATATTAAAGACGCCAACGAAGCCCTCGCGTCGCTAAACATTCCATCCACCGATTCTTCCAAACGAACAGCCCTTCTTCTCCGAAAATTCCTTCTCCAGTTCCCGGAATTCCTAGAAGTGGCCCTCTACGATAGGAACGGAAAAGGGGTGGTCCACGCGGTTCGGTCCAACAACAAAGTGATCTGGGGCCCTTACGCCTATTCGCGTGTTGGTCAAAAGGAGAGGAGTGAAACCAATGCCGGTCGTATCTATATTGGACCCGTTCGTCTGACTGGCAAAAACAATATTCCCCAAATGACGTTGGCTTTTCGACCGAAAGACAACCAACAAACGGTCGTCGCTCAATTGGGGCTTCAGCGTCTCTTCGATCTTGTGCATGAATCAGAAACCCCAACGACGCAACCTTTTGTCGTTAATGAATATGGCCTTTTATTCGTTCATCCAGACTCAAAAAGAGTTGCCAATGAAGAGAATTTTGCCCATCGGCCCATGGTTAAGATTTTCATGGAAGACACTTCGGGAAAACAGGGATACCCCATCGATTGCCAAGAAATAGACCAAAGGACCTTAGCCGTTTTTCATCGGGTGTCCGGATTGGGGTGGGCCGCTTTTGTTGTAAATGATTTTCGAGATGTGATGGCGCCCATTCGCCGATTGAGAACACATATTTTACTCCTGGCTTTGGCGCTGGGATTGTTTTTCTGGCTTGTTGGTTTTTCACTGGTGAATAAGATCCTGCGTCCACTCCACGTTCTGCAGGAAGGCATCCAACGTATTGGACAAGGGGAATTAACTCACCGCATTGACCTAAAAACCGGGGACGAACTTCAACGCGTGGGGGAGACCGTTAATCACATGGCCGATTCCCTAGCGGAGACCGATCGAACCAAGCGGGATATTATCCATATGATTGTGCACGACCTCAAGAACCCCCTCTCCGCCACGCTTGGCAGTATTGAGTATGTTATTCAACTCACCCAGAATCAACTGGGGCCAGAACCCAAAAAACTTCTTTCCCTTGGGGCGAAATCCGGCCGGGATCTTCTTCGCATGATTCAAAACCTTTTGGATGTTGCCAAAATGGAAGAAGGCCGTCTGAATGTTCGGAAAGATTTTTTTTCTATCCTTGAACTAGCGGGCCAATGCGTGGATGATCTTGAGGCCCAAATTGTGAAGGAAAATAAGGTCATTTCTGTGGAAGTGGAACACCATCTCCCCAAAGCTTGGGCGGATCGAGATTTGGTTCACCGTGTCCTGGCGAATCTCCTGACCAACGCCCTCAAACATACCCCCCGAAAAACGGAGATCTCTATTCACGTTCGTTTTGACAAACCCGCCCATGGATTTGTTGTGAGCGTCCACGACACAGGGGAAGGGGTCCCGGCCGATTTTAAAGAAAAGATTTTCGAAAAGTTTAGCCAAGCGGAAGGGAAACGAAAAAATCACCGAATGGGCAGTGGGCTGGGTCTCACCTTTTGCAAACTCGCGGTGGAAGCGCATGGGGGGAGAATTTGGGTTGAGTCCGAGCCGGGAAGAGGGAGCGAATTCTTTTTCACCCTGCCTCTTCCAAAAGACAATCACTTCCCGGATGTTCGAGAAAGTTAA
- the tal gene encoding transaldolase, with translation MTKLKELLAHGQSVWLDNIDRDMLISGALKTQIAMGLRGMTSNPAIFEKALSTGTAYDSSLRRLFGSRKTMADIFEVLAVEDVREAADQFFPVYEESKGTDGFVSIEVSPHLARDTEGTLADARRLWKLVDRPNVMIKIPATKEGLPAIEKCLSEGIPINVTLIFSVERYRDVLEAHQRAMLLREKEGKSLAIESVASFFISRMDVAVDKILQEKIQKSTNTSEKDALLELLGKTAVANAKAAYHLYKHHYGRPAWDPIKNKGGRPQRPLWASTGTKNPHYPDLLYVDSLIGLNTVNTLPPKTLEAFLDHGTVAETLEAGVDEARKTLEQLKIQKIDLTKVSDALEREGVQLFVDAYEKLLAGLGAKKETMPLAAKKS, from the coding sequence ATGACAAAATTGAAAGAACTTCTGGCTCACGGACAAAGCGTTTGGCTGGACAATATTGATCGGGACATGCTGATTTCGGGCGCCCTAAAAACACAAATTGCCATGGGACTCCGGGGAATGACGTCGAATCCGGCCATCTTTGAAAAAGCTCTTTCAACTGGAACCGCTTACGACAGTTCTCTTCGCCGGCTCTTTGGAAGCCGAAAAACCATGGCCGACATTTTTGAAGTCTTGGCGGTGGAAGACGTTCGGGAGGCCGCGGATCAATTTTTCCCCGTGTATGAGGAATCCAAGGGAACGGATGGGTTTGTTTCCATAGAAGTCTCTCCCCATCTGGCACGAGACACGGAAGGGACTTTGGCAGACGCGCGACGCCTTTGGAAGTTGGTGGATCGCCCGAATGTGATGATCAAGATTCCGGCGACAAAAGAGGGTCTCCCCGCGATTGAAAAATGCCTTTCGGAAGGCATCCCCATCAACGTGACGCTCATTTTCTCGGTGGAACGTTACCGGGATGTGTTGGAGGCCCATCAACGGGCCATGCTCCTACGCGAAAAGGAAGGGAAATCTCTGGCCATTGAAAGTGTCGCAAGTTTTTTTATCAGCCGGATGGATGTGGCCGTGGACAAGATTCTACAAGAGAAAATTCAAAAATCCACCAACACCTCTGAAAAAGATGCGTTGCTTGAATTGTTAGGAAAAACGGCTGTGGCCAATGCCAAAGCGGCATACCATCTTTACAAACATCACTACGGCCGTCCCGCGTGGGATCCCATTAAAAACAAAGGGGGCCGTCCCCAACGTCCCTTATGGGCCAGCACGGGCACAAAAAATCCACATTACCCGGATCTCCTCTATGTGGATTCATTAATTGGACTGAATACGGTCAATACCCTGCCCCCTAAAACGTTAGAGGCCTTCTTGGATCATGGCACTGTTGCCGAAACATTAGAAGCAGGAGTTGATGAGGCCCGGAAAACTCTCGAACAATTGAAAATCCAAAAAATCGATCTCACAAAGGTTTCGGATGCATTGGAGAGAGAAGGCGTTCAACTTTTTGTTGATGCTTACGAAAAACTGCTGGCGGGTCTGGGAGCTAAAAAAGAAACCATGCCCTTGGCGGCCAAAAAATCATAA